A stretch of the Acidilobus sp. 7A genome encodes the following:
- a CDS encoding Lsm family RNA-binding protein: MSIATEPARRFTAKLNSLIDHVVNVTTVDGKTYVGKLTGFDPATLSVIIEEAKDSSGSAWPMVIISGGRLAEIRVGESEVFNAKEFMEFLLRFGNIDRSQVKVYEDANVVEVSRTIRVSKNGVEGSGPLAQKLNTLYREYLRTKGVTVS, encoded by the coding sequence ATGTCAATAGCGACGGAGCCCGCGCGAAGATTTACTGCAAAGCTGAACAGCCTGATCGATCACGTGGTCAACGTCACCACAGTAGACGGCAAGACGTACGTGGGCAAGCTCACGGGCTTTGATCCTGCCACGCTCTCCGTAATCATAGAGGAGGCCAAGGACTCCTCAGGCTCAGCATGGCCTATGGTAATAATAAGCGGAGGCCGCCTCGCGGAAATAAGGGTTGGGGAGTCCGAGGTCTTCAACGCGAAGGAGTTCATGGAGTTCCTGCTGAGGTTCGGCAACATAGACAGGTCACAGGTCAAGGTGTACGAGGATGCCAACGTTGTCGAGGTTAGCAGGACCATAAGGGTCTCGAAGAACGGCGTTGAGGGCTCAGGCCCGCTGGCTCAGAAGCTTAACACGCTCTACAGGGAGTACCTCAGGACAAAGGGGGTAACGGTGAGCTGA
- the tgtA gene encoding tRNA guanosine(15) transglycosylase TgtA has translation MGTFKVKDFELAGRIGVLETKSGRVETPAFFPVIDPLRQDVTPQEIKEVGFNQVITNAYLLFKRFGEKAKEVNVHSVLGFDGVIMTDSGAYQLLEYGKIDIKQETIVSFEREIGSDIAVILDHPTGDVSRRLAEESVNETLRNAKEALGYIGSDGPVWVLPIQGGRYLDLVARSAKESAELPYPMYGIGSPTVFMEKYNYNVVIDMIGTAKRFLRPERPVHLFGAGHPLIFPFAVALGIDTFDSASYMLYARDDRYITDYGTVKLQDLEYFPCSCPVCIKYTPRDLLEMPPAQRRKLLAIHNLYMIRRAIERVKQSIREGRLWELLVEISNYRPEAKEALRAISKHYKYMESFTPTSKGNLRGVRFTSLESTWNPRVLRLRTWVLLNYRPAARSVKLVPLLSRTGMCPRLRGEGVAYYLPYLGVVPAELCGAYPTAQFSYAEPVPGDVVRDLVNFMRSLAIRLRSEGYTVAVEVAQRKSWSVEVGRELGRLGFPVSGLDAAPGKSAGNSPFGSEGQARALET, from the coding sequence ATGGGTACCTTCAAAGTAAAGGACTTCGAGCTCGCAGGTAGGATAGGGGTCCTTGAGACAAAGTCAGGACGCGTTGAGACGCCAGCGTTTTTCCCCGTGATTGACCCCCTAAGGCAGGACGTAACGCCCCAGGAGATTAAGGAAGTCGGCTTTAATCAGGTCATAACTAACGCTTACCTCCTTTTCAAGAGGTTCGGGGAGAAGGCGAAGGAGGTTAACGTCCACTCCGTCCTAGGCTTCGATGGAGTCATTATGACAGACTCGGGGGCCTACCAGCTCCTTGAATACGGCAAGATAGATATCAAGCAGGAGACCATAGTGAGCTTTGAGAGGGAGATAGGGTCCGACATAGCTGTTATCCTCGACCACCCCACGGGCGACGTGAGCAGGAGGCTTGCGGAGGAGAGCGTTAACGAGACCCTTCGAAACGCTAAGGAGGCGCTGGGGTACATAGGCTCCGACGGGCCTGTATGGGTGCTCCCTATACAGGGCGGCAGGTACCTTGACCTCGTGGCCAGGAGCGCCAAGGAATCGGCAGAGCTCCCTTACCCCATGTACGGCATAGGGAGTCCTACTGTCTTTATGGAGAAGTACAACTACAATGTAGTCATTGACATGATAGGCACGGCTAAGAGGTTCCTGAGGCCAGAGAGGCCCGTCCACCTCTTCGGCGCCGGCCACCCACTTATATTCCCGTTCGCCGTGGCCCTCGGGATCGACACGTTCGACTCCGCCTCATACATGCTCTACGCCAGGGACGACAGGTACATAACGGACTATGGCACTGTCAAGCTGCAGGACCTGGAGTACTTCCCCTGCTCCTGCCCGGTCTGCATCAAGTACACCCCGAGGGACCTGCTAGAGATGCCGCCTGCCCAGAGGAGGAAGCTGCTGGCCATACACAACCTCTACATGATAAGGAGGGCCATAGAGAGGGTGAAGCAGAGCATCAGGGAGGGGAGGCTCTGGGAGCTGCTGGTGGAGATCTCAAACTATCGCCCCGAGGCTAAGGAGGCCCTCAGGGCCATAAGCAAGCACTATAAGTACATGGAGTCCTTCACGCCCACCAGCAAGGGCAACCTCAGGGGGGTCAGGTTCACCTCTCTGGAGAGCACCTGGAACCCCAGGGTGCTCAGGCTGAGGACGTGGGTACTCCTCAACTACAGGCCGGCAGCGCGCTCCGTTAAGCTCGTGCCGCTCCTCAGCCGCACCGGCATGTGCCCCAGGCTGAGGGGCGAGGGGGTGGCCTACTACCTGCCCTACCTAGGCGTTGTGCCAGCGGAGCTCTGCGGGGCCTACCCCACTGCCCAGTTCAGCTACGCCGAGCCGGTGCCTGGAGATGTAGTCAGGGACCTAGTCAACTTTATGAGATCTTTAGCCATAAGGCTCAGGTCTGAGGGCTACACAGTAGCTGTGGAGGTCGCCCAGAGGAAGTCGTGGAGCGTTGAGGTTGGAAGGGAGCTGGGCCGGCTGGGCTTCCCTGTCTCTGGCCTAGACGCGGCGCCAGGGAAGAGCGCCGGCAACTCCCCCTTTGGCAGTGAAGGTCAAGCGAGAGCCCTTGAAACCTAG
- a CDS encoding thioesterase family protein codes for MAPGRIFSATYRVYWSETDAACMMHFSNYFRVCERTEEEFLTRLGFSQRAEPGKRIIMPRVSASCDYKSPLGPGHSYRVDIVDIVIGRSSITYVYEIFNETTQRLSAACTIVAVAYDEASGRSVEVPVELKEKLLAAGARLRDERATG; via the coding sequence TTGGCCCCAGGCCGTATATTTTCAGCTACTTACAGGGTCTACTGGAGTGAGACGGACGCGGCCTGCATGATGCACTTCTCTAACTACTTCAGAGTCTGTGAGAGGACCGAGGAGGAGTTCCTGACCAGGCTGGGCTTTAGCCAGAGGGCAGAGCCCGGCAAGAGAATTATAATGCCGAGAGTCAGCGCCAGCTGCGACTACAAGAGCCCGCTGGGACCGGGCCACTCGTACAGGGTTGACATAGTTGACATAGTGATAGGCAGAAGCAGCATAACATACGTGTATGAGATTTTTAATGAGACTACCCAGAGACTGTCTGCAGCCTGCACTATAGTAGCGGTGGCCTATGATGAGGCCTCAGGCAGGTCCGTGGAGGTCCCAGTCGAGCTTAAGGAGAAGCTCTTAGCGGCCGGCGCGAGGCTCCGCGATGAAAGGGCTACCGGCTAA
- the psmB gene encoding archaeal proteasome endopeptidase complex subunit beta produces the protein MDKLSRGWHGTTTVGIIAGDYVVLAADKRATAGTMIASRTVKKIVKLTDYAAMTISGLVADAQVLADAVREEARFYELDTGKRLSVYSMATLLANILSSSKYFPYLVQLIVGGYDAAPRLYAIDPYGGVTEERVTSSGSGSPVALGVLERGYNEKLSLDDAINLAAEAVRSAILRDSATGDGIDITVIGRSTYQEKFIPFQQH, from the coding sequence ATGGACAAGCTCAGCAGGGGCTGGCATGGTACAACTACGGTAGGCATTATAGCTGGCGACTATGTTGTGCTAGCCGCCGACAAGAGAGCTACTGCTGGGACCATGATAGCTAGTCGCACAGTGAAGAAGATAGTGAAGCTCACGGACTATGCAGCAATGACTATATCGGGTCTCGTCGCTGATGCGCAGGTTCTGGCTGACGCCGTGAGGGAGGAGGCTAGGTTTTATGAGCTTGACACGGGCAAGAGGCTGAGCGTATATAGCATGGCAACGCTTCTTGCTAACATATTGTCATCAAGTAAGTACTTCCCTTACCTGGTCCAGCTGATAGTTGGAGGCTATGACGCAGCGCCAAGGCTATATGCCATAGATCCATACGGAGGCGTCACTGAGGAGAGAGTCACATCATCAGGCTCAGGCTCCCCAGTAGCCCTGGGGGTCCTTGAGAGGGGCTATAATGAAAAGCTGTCTCTAGACGACGCGATTAACTTGGCGGCCGAAGCCGTAAGGTCAGCCATATTAAGGGACTCTGCCACAGGTGACGGCATAGATATCACCGTAATAGGGCGCTCCACGTATCAGGAAAAGTTTATACCTTTTCAGCAACATTAA
- a CDS encoding 30S ribosomal protein S17e, whose translation MGKVRTTLVKRTARELLTKYPNLFNESFENNKKVVSQLTNWSSKKLRNQVAGYITSLVKINKERQRRAAEEAKAA comes from the coding sequence ATGGGCAAGGTCAGGACAACTCTAGTTAAGAGAACTGCTAGGGAGCTGCTGACCAAGTACCCAAACCTCTTCAATGAGAGCTTTGAAAACAACAAGAAGGTCGTCTCCCAGCTCACGAACTGGTCCTCCAAGAAGCTCAGAAACCAGGTGGCAGGGTACATAACAAGCCTCGTAAAGATAAATAAGGAGAGGCAGAGGCGCGCGGCTGAGGAGGCCAAGGCTGCATAA
- a CDS encoding prefoldin subunit alpha has protein sequence MPPRHATQSELAQISYLLALQFNWDVARSIVSLPLQVELRRGKIRYVYYNGVRLMTLRPKDFTFSISYEAGKIIRDSARPPRFRVVVSGDLKSGVRGEHVVNSDPLIRPGDEILIVDPGDRLLGVGKAKAPGFLMRDLGDQEVVRLRGGAEE, from the coding sequence TTGCCTCCAAGACATGCCACCCAGAGCGAGCTGGCTCAGATAAGCTACCTCCTGGCGCTGCAGTTCAACTGGGACGTGGCCAGGTCCATAGTTTCGCTACCCCTCCAGGTGGAGCTCAGGAGGGGCAAGATAAGGTACGTCTACTATAATGGCGTCAGGCTCATGACGCTGAGGCCCAAGGACTTCACATTCAGCATATCCTATGAGGCTGGCAAGATTATAAGGGACTCCGCGAGACCCCCAAGGTTTAGGGTTGTTGTGAGCGGTGACCTGAAGAGTGGCGTGAGGGGGGAGCACGTAGTCAACTCAGACCCGCTAATAAGGCCAGGCGACGAGATCCTGATAGTTGACCCGGGCGACAGACTGCTGGGCGTCGGCAAGGCCAAGGCACCCGGGTTCCTTATGCGCGACCTTGGCGATCAGGAAGTGGTGAGGCTTAGGGGAGGTGCTGAGGAGTGA
- the arcC gene encoding carbamate kinase, giving the protein MRVVIALGGNAILRKGESGRPEEQWRNIRRTASLIASTFPNDEVIITHGNGPQVGYLLEIMNLAKGYPAQSMDLANAMTQGWLGFMLQAAVEDAFKGTRRAVTLITRTLVSPQDPSFKNPTKYVGGYFSKEEASKLSAEFGWVFKEDPRGGYRRVVPSPEPMDILESDIIDGLVKSGVIVISTGGGGIPVIKTSEGLRPVEAVVDKDLASSLLAVKLKADLFIILTDVKGVAINFGKPGELWLREVRADELESYYRRGEFPPGSMGPKVLAAIKYVSATRRTAIIGSLDELPEMLRGASGTAVKP; this is encoded by the coding sequence TTGCGCGTGGTCATAGCTCTCGGGGGCAACGCCATATTAAGGAAGGGGGAGAGCGGAAGGCCGGAGGAGCAGTGGAGAAACATCAGGAGGACGGCCTCCCTCATAGCGAGCACCTTCCCTAACGATGAGGTAATAATAACCCACGGCAATGGTCCTCAGGTCGGCTACCTGCTTGAAATAATGAACTTGGCCAAGGGTTACCCCGCGCAATCTATGGACTTGGCCAATGCCATGACTCAGGGCTGGCTGGGCTTCATGCTTCAGGCGGCCGTGGAGGACGCCTTCAAGGGAACCCGGAGAGCCGTCACACTAATAACGAGGACGCTCGTAAGCCCCCAGGACCCCTCATTTAAGAACCCGACTAAGTACGTCGGCGGCTACTTCAGCAAGGAGGAGGCCTCTAAGCTTTCAGCTGAGTTCGGGTGGGTGTTCAAGGAGGACCCGAGGGGAGGCTACAGAAGGGTGGTCCCAAGCCCTGAGCCTATGGACATCTTAGAGTCCGACATAATAGACGGCCTTGTAAAGAGCGGGGTGATAGTGATATCGACGGGCGGGGGCGGTATCCCTGTAATTAAGACCTCCGAAGGCCTGAGGCCCGTGGAGGCCGTGGTAGACAAGGACCTGGCGAGCTCCCTCCTGGCGGTCAAGCTTAAGGCTGACCTCTTTATAATATTGACCGACGTTAAGGGGGTCGCAATTAACTTTGGGAAGCCCGGCGAGCTGTGGCTGAGAGAGGTTAGGGCTGACGAGCTTGAGAGTTACTATAGAAGGGGCGAGTTCCCGCCAGGCTCCATGGGCCCCAAGGTACTTGCCGCCATCAAATACGTCAGCGCAACCAGGAGAACAGCTATTATAGGCAGCCTCGACGAGTTGCCCGAGATGCTGAGGGGGGCATCGGGCACCGCTGTGAAGCCTTAG
- a CDS encoding NAD(P)-dependent glycerol-1-phosphate dehydrogenase: MSVLLAHKRRLVVEQHVIELPKRVVVGDGVLKSIGAHMKEMFKGGSAVLVVTGPHVLNTLYNEVKELLEDSGFSVSYTLAGPATVEEAVRLAEEASREKVDVLLGLGGGRSIDLAKYAAAESGKEFVSVPTAPSHDGITSPFATLHGFERPYSKLAKPPKLLLLDIDVISSAPRRLASAGFGDLIGKYTAVLDWKLAHNLRGEYYGAYAASLALMSAKHVSAYAKKIGLGSKDGVRALVEALVSSGVAMCIAGSSRPASGSEHLFAHALETISESPPLHGEAVGVGTILMSYLYGMRWKEIRRLLKEAGAPVNAKELGVNNDEVIEALVRAASIRPERYTILGERGLTREAAEELATKTMVIE; the protein is encoded by the coding sequence ATGTCAGTACTCCTAGCTCATAAACGGAGGTTAGTTGTGGAACAACATGTAATAGAGTTGCCCAAGAGAGTGGTGGTCGGCGATGGAGTCCTGAAGAGCATAGGGGCTCACATGAAGGAGATGTTTAAAGGAGGGTCCGCCGTCCTTGTTGTCACAGGCCCCCACGTTCTCAACACCCTGTACAACGAGGTCAAGGAGCTTCTTGAGGACAGTGGGTTCAGTGTCTCCTACACCCTGGCCGGGCCCGCCACCGTAGAGGAGGCCGTGAGGCTCGCCGAGGAGGCCTCGAGGGAGAAGGTGGACGTGCTCCTTGGCCTTGGGGGCGGCAGGAGCATAGACCTTGCTAAGTACGCTGCCGCGGAGTCCGGGAAGGAGTTTGTGAGCGTCCCTACAGCCCCGAGCCACGACGGCATAACAAGCCCATTCGCTACGCTGCACGGCTTCGAGAGGCCGTACTCAAAGCTGGCCAAGCCGCCAAAGCTGCTACTTCTAGATATAGACGTTATTTCGTCTGCCCCCAGGAGGCTGGCCTCGGCCGGCTTTGGGGACCTAATAGGGAAGTACACAGCCGTCCTTGACTGGAAGCTCGCGCACAACCTGAGGGGTGAGTATTACGGAGCCTATGCGGCCAGCTTGGCGCTGATGAGCGCGAAGCACGTAAGCGCTTACGCTAAGAAGATAGGCCTTGGTAGCAAGGACGGCGTCAGGGCCCTTGTCGAGGCCCTCGTGAGCAGCGGGGTCGCTATGTGTATAGCTGGCAGTAGCAGGCCCGCCAGCGGCTCAGAGCACCTCTTTGCCCACGCCCTGGAGACTATAAGTGAAAGCCCGCCTCTTCACGGCGAGGCTGTAGGCGTTGGCACTATACTCATGTCATACCTCTATGGGATGAGGTGGAAGGAAATAAGGAGGTTGTTGAAGGAGGCAGGGGCCCCTGTCAACGCTAAGGAACTCGGAGTTAACAATGATGAGGTCATAGAGGCGCTTGTGAGGGCGGCGTCGATAAGGCCTGAGAGGTACACCATACTGGGCGAGAGAGGCCTGACTAGGGAGGCTGCTGAGGAGCTTGCAACGAAGACTATGGTCATTGAGTGA
- the thsB gene encoding thermosome subunit beta, translating into MASQIENMGVPVIILKEGSQRTTGREALRNNMMAAIAVAEILKTTYGPKGMDKMLVDSLGDVTITNDGATILDKMDIQHPAGKMLVQAAKGQDEEAGDGTKTSVIFAGELLRQAEDLIDRNIHPTIIIQGYKTAVDKAVEVLNSIAEPVSIDDTEKLIKVAMTSLNSKAVGEAREYFAKIVVDAARAVAEMRGDKQYYVDINNVQIVKKHGGALTDTQLVNGIVIDKEVVHPDMPKRVEKARIALLDAPLEIQKPEIDMEISISSPDSIKRLLDKQEKILQDKVEKIAATGANVVITQKGIDDIAQHFLAKKGILAVRRVKRSDIEKLAKATGAKIVTNLDDLKPEDLGYADLVEERKVGEDKMVFVEGAKNPKSVTILVRAGFERMVDEAERAIHDALSSVADAIMDGKIVAGGGAVEAEVAKSLREWSKGVPGKVQLAVEAFVKALEALPQTLATNAGYDPIDILMKLRSTHSDQSKKWYGIDLNTGNIVDMWAKGVVEPLRVKVNAYKAGTEAATLILRIDDMVAAKRSTTGGPSGKKEGGKEEEESSPSTSSSGSSD; encoded by the coding sequence ATGGCCTCGCAGATAGAAAACATGGGAGTTCCAGTAATTATACTCAAGGAGGGTAGTCAGAGGACTACTGGCAGGGAGGCCCTGCGCAACAACATGATGGCAGCCATAGCTGTGGCCGAGATCCTCAAGACGACCTACGGGCCAAAGGGTATGGACAAAATGCTTGTTGACAGCCTGGGTGACGTAACTATAACCAACGACGGAGCTACCATACTCGACAAGATGGACATACAGCACCCAGCCGGCAAGATGCTAGTCCAGGCCGCTAAGGGGCAGGATGAGGAGGCTGGCGACGGCACTAAGACCTCGGTCATATTCGCTGGGGAGCTTCTGAGGCAAGCCGAGGACCTCATAGACAGGAACATACACCCAACCATAATTATCCAGGGCTACAAGACTGCCGTTGACAAGGCTGTCGAGGTGCTTAACAGCATAGCTGAGCCCGTGTCCATAGACGACACCGAGAAGCTGATAAAGGTTGCTATGACAAGCCTTAACAGCAAGGCCGTAGGTGAGGCAAGGGAGTACTTCGCCAAGATAGTTGTTGATGCCGCCAGGGCCGTCGCTGAGATGAGGGGTGACAAGCAGTACTACGTTGACATAAACAACGTCCAGATAGTGAAGAAGCACGGCGGAGCTCTGACGGACACGCAGCTGGTTAACGGCATAGTCATAGACAAGGAGGTAGTCCACCCTGACATGCCGAAGAGGGTTGAGAAGGCTAGGATAGCACTCCTTGACGCCCCGCTTGAGATACAGAAGCCTGAGATAGACATGGAGATAAGCATATCATCACCTGACTCCATCAAGAGGCTCCTTGACAAGCAGGAGAAGATTCTGCAGGACAAGGTCGAGAAGATAGCCGCCACTGGCGCAAATGTTGTGATCACCCAGAAGGGCATTGACGACATTGCCCAGCACTTCCTGGCCAAGAAGGGCATACTGGCCGTCAGGAGGGTCAAGAGGAGCGACATAGAGAAGCTCGCCAAGGCCACTGGAGCTAAGATAGTTACAAACCTTGATGACCTAAAGCCTGAGGACCTAGGGTACGCTGACCTCGTCGAGGAGAGGAAGGTAGGCGAGGACAAGATGGTCTTCGTAGAGGGTGCCAAGAACCCGAAGAGCGTGACTATACTGGTAAGGGCCGGCTTCGAGAGGATGGTTGATGAGGCTGAGAGGGCCATCCATGACGCACTGAGCTCCGTCGCCGACGCAATAATGGATGGCAAGATAGTCGCTGGCGGAGGCGCCGTCGAGGCGGAGGTCGCTAAGTCGCTCAGGGAGTGGTCAAAAGGCGTCCCAGGCAAGGTGCAGCTGGCCGTGGAGGCTTTCGTGAAGGCCCTTGAGGCCCTCCCACAGACGCTGGCCACCAACGCTGGCTACGACCCCATAGACATATTAATGAAGCTCAGAAGCACCCACTCTGACCAATCAAAGAAGTGGTACGGTATAGACCTCAACACAGGCAACATAGTTGACATGTGGGCTAAGGGCGTAGTTGAGCCGCTGAGGGTTAAGGTGAACGCCTACAAGGCGGGCACGGAGGCTGCAACGCTGATACTCAGGATAGACGACATGGTAGCTGCCAAGAGGAGCACCACAGGCGGGCCAAGCGGCAAGAAGGAGGGCGGCAAGGAGGAGGAAGAGTCCTCACCTTCAACATCTTCAAGCGGCTCAAGCGACTAA
- a CDS encoding PAC2 family protein — translation MKARSVTIVVRQPPEYFKGSVLVAGFPGFGRVGHVIPRYLASALSLNKVGYVLTPKLPSMIVMEDDGIGFPFELYAGKGVVSVVNRAVPEPADQNAYCNELALWASQVGVRMAVLVGGLSREYEQQDEKYGYRWLHNSLYSAPKLSAPLMEEGLGVVGPLALLHIYLEHYGVPSVMVLPYSAVEAVDYDAALVGMKVIVNEVLGIQASMEELEKLAEKQKEELEKITELLASQAREGRQGGTNIFM, via the coding sequence GTGAAGGCGCGGAGCGTCACAATAGTGGTCAGGCAGCCCCCTGAGTACTTCAAGGGGTCCGTCCTGGTGGCCGGCTTCCCTGGCTTTGGGAGAGTTGGCCACGTTATACCTCGCTATCTTGCTTCGGCGCTTTCATTAAACAAGGTGGGCTACGTGCTCACGCCGAAGCTGCCGTCTATGATAGTGATGGAGGATGACGGCATAGGCTTCCCCTTTGAGCTGTACGCGGGGAAGGGCGTCGTCTCTGTGGTCAACAGGGCTGTGCCTGAGCCCGCCGACCAGAACGCCTACTGTAACGAACTGGCCCTGTGGGCCTCCCAGGTTGGGGTGAGGATGGCGGTGCTGGTGGGCGGCCTCAGCAGGGAGTACGAGCAGCAGGACGAGAAGTACGGCTACAGGTGGCTCCACAACAGCCTCTACAGCGCTCCCAAGCTCTCGGCCCCGCTTATGGAGGAGGGACTTGGCGTCGTTGGCCCTCTGGCTCTGCTCCACATATACCTTGAGCACTACGGAGTCCCATCGGTGATGGTCCTCCCGTACTCCGCCGTGGAGGCCGTTGACTATGACGCGGCCCTTGTAGGCATGAAGGTGATAGTTAACGAGGTACTGGGGATCCAGGCCTCCATGGAGGAGCTTGAGAAGCTCGCTGAGAAGCAGAAGGAGGAGCTTGAGAAGATCACAGAGCTGCTGGCGTCGCAGGCAAGGGAGGGGAGGCAGGGAGGCACTAACATATTTATGTAA
- a CDS encoding phosphoribosyltransferase family protein, giving the protein MTKVKVKLLGALKDLADGKAEILVEGVSWTEALRALIARYPGLSSAVSQDGMPKPGFLAFVDGVDSRLLERGRPANEVVILPINHGGNEKFQLITWSQVDEAVNKIAEGIGASSFRPDAIVCIMRGGLIPGRLLADRLGIDDIGTIEVKLYISPGQRMERPFLRQPLTLPIKDRKVLLVDDVSDSGLTLQFAVQALSLYMPSDIRTAALYVKPWTKLVPDYYAEQVNKWIIFPWEVGEFKRESNNKNSSK; this is encoded by the coding sequence TTGACTAAGGTCAAGGTTAAGCTACTGGGGGCTCTAAAGGATCTCGCGGATGGTAAGGCTGAGATACTTGTGGAGGGTGTCAGCTGGACTGAAGCCCTGAGGGCCCTTATAGCACGCTACCCAGGGCTCTCCTCTGCCGTGTCGCAGGACGGAATGCCGAAGCCTGGGTTCCTGGCCTTCGTTGACGGCGTCGACAGCAGGCTCCTTGAGAGGGGCCGCCCTGCCAACGAGGTGGTTATCCTGCCTATAAATCATGGCGGGAACGAGAAGTTTCAATTGATAACATGGTCTCAGGTGGACGAGGCCGTCAACAAGATAGCTGAGGGCATTGGGGCCTCCAGCTTTAGGCCTGACGCTATAGTGTGTATAATGAGGGGTGGCCTCATACCTGGTAGGCTACTGGCTGACAGGCTTGGGATTGATGACATAGGCACCATAGAGGTTAAGCTCTACATATCCCCGGGACAGAGGATGGAGAGGCCCTTCCTCAGGCAGCCCCTCACGCTCCCAATAAAGGACCGGAAAGTCCTGCTTGTTGACGACGTAAGCGACTCTGGCCTCACCCTGCAGTTCGCTGTGCAGGCGCTCTCGCTTTACATGCCATCAGACATCAGGACGGCGGCGCTCTACGTGAAGCCCTGGACTAAGCTGGTCCCTGACTATTACGCAGAGCAGGTTAACAAGTGGATAATATTTCCGTGGGAGGTAGGCGAGTTTAAGAGGGAAAGTAACAATAAGAATAGCTCAAAATAG